From the Cystobacter ferrugineus genome, the window TCACCCAGTTGCCGAACCACTGGTGCGCCAGCTCGTGCGTCACCACCTCGGCCACGCGCTTCTGCACCGACAGGGGCGCGGTGGCCGGGTCGAGCAGCAGGGCGATCTCCCGGTAGGTGATGAGGCCCGCGTTCTCCATGGCGCCGGCCTCGAAGTCGGGGATGCCCACCTGGTCCACCTTGCCGAAGGCATAGGGCAGGCCGAAGTACGCCTGGAGCCGGGGCAGGGCCGCGAGCGCCGCGTCCTGGCCGAAGCGCGTGAGGTGCGCCTTCTCCGGCAGCGCCCAGGTGCGCACCGGAATCCCCTCCACCGTCTCCTCGACGGTGCCCACCAGCGGGCCCACCACGAGCGCCACCAGGTACGAGCTGAGCACCTCCGTCTCCTGGAAGTACAGCTTGCGCATGTGGCCGTCGGACTCCTCGCGCTCGAGCCGGCCGTTGCTCAGCGCCGTGAGGCCCGCGGGCACCTGCACCGTGAGCGCCCAGCGCGCCTTGAAGGCCGGCTCGTCGAAGCACGGGAAGAGCCGCCGCGCGTCCGCCGCCTCGAACTGCGTGGCCGCGACCTTGCCCGCCATGTACAGGCCCCGCAGGCCCTCGGTGAAGCGGCCCGTCCACGTCACGTCCAGCGCTCCGGCTCCCGCGGGCAGTTCCTCGGGGAAGCGCAGCACCACTGTCTCGCTCTCCGGCACCACGCGCACGTTGTTGCACACGCAGATGCGTCCATCCTGCGTGCGGTACAACACCTCGCCCATCTTCAGCGCGATGGCGTGCAGGATGATTTCGTCCGTGGGCTTCTCCAGCTCCAACTCGATCGTCTGCACGCCCGTGAACGCGCGGGCCTCCAGGTCGAGCGTCAGGGTCGGCGCGTACCGGCGCGGGCGAACGGAGAGGGGAAGCCGGAAGTTCTTGTCTTCGGTCAGGTGAGCCATAGGCGTCGGCACTCTACCGGGAGCGCGAGCGCTTGCCGGGCCGGACGCGCATGCCTTTTCCCTCGGGCGTCCACCGGGTAACGGCTCCTGTCGCCACCTCCTCCGGCTCCTTTGTTTCCCTGCCCGGAAGGGGGGGTGTATGTCAGAGGACTACATTGTTCGAGGCGAGGCGGCGTGAGGTCATCGGCCGCGGCGCACGAGGGGCGACGATGAGACGATGGGGACCCACGGACTACCGCGACATGCCCTGGAAGAACGGGGGCGGTGTCACCCGGGAGCTGCTGAAGCTGCCGCACCCGAGGGAGCCGGAGCGCTTCCTCATGCGCCTGTCCATCGCGACGGTGGCCGAGTCGGGGCCGTTCTCCCTGTTCCCGGGGGTGGAGCGGACGTTGCTCTTCCTCGAGGGCGAGGGCATGGCGCTGCGCCGGGAGGGCTCTCCCGAGGTGGTGCTCGGCCGGGGCAGTGCGCCGTTCCGCTTTCCGGGCGAGGTGCCCTTCGAGAGCCGGCTGCTCGGGGGACCCGTGCGCGACTTCAACCTCATGGTGGACCGGGAGCTCGCCGAGGCCCGGCTCGACGTGGTGCACCTGGCGGCGGGCGGCGAGTCCGTCCTCGAGGGGTCGGGGAGCGTATGGCTGTATGGACTGGAGGGGAGGGCTCAGGTGTCGGGCGAGCCGCTGGCCGAGCAGGAGTTGCTCGGCTGGGATGCCCCTGGGAGCCTGCGCGTGCAGGGGGTAGGAGACGCCCGCGTGGTGGTCGTCCATCTCACTCCGCGAGGAAGGTGAGCCGCGAGCGGGGCCCTGCCCGCCCGGCTGGGGATGACTGGCGAGGACGGGGGGTTTGCGTTAGAGCCCCCGGACTTCATGCCCTCGTCCGACACCCCCGCGCCCAGACCCTCCGTCTTCCGTCACCGTGACTTCCGCCTGTTCCAGCTCGCGCGTCTGTGCGCGGTGCTGGCGATGCAGGTCGAGTCGGTGGCCATCGGGTGGCAGGTGTACGAGTTGACGGGCAGCGCGCTGGCGCTGGGCTACACGGGCCTCGCGCAGTTCCTTCCCTTCCTGATCTTCGCGCTGGTGGGCGGACAGGTGGCGGACCGGGTGGATCGGCGCGCCATCCTCGTGGTGTGCCAGGGCGTCATGCTGCTGTGCAGCCTGATGTTGCTGTCCTTCACGATGGGCCACGTGCGGGACGTGCGCTTCGTGTATGGCGTGCTGGTGCTCTTCGGGACGGCGCGGGCCTTCTACTCGCCCGCGAGCGCGGCGCTCGTGCCCCGCCTGGTGCCCGCCGAGGATCTCCCACGCGCGGTGGCCATCAACTCGACGACGTGGCAGGTGGCCACCATCGCGGGTCCCGCCGTGGGCGGCCTCCTCTATGGCTGGGCGGGCGCCATGGGGGCCTACGTGGGCTCCGCCTCGCTGTGCGCGCTCACCGTGGTGTGGATGCTCTTGCTGAAGGTCCGCACGGGCCGCTCCTCGAGCGAGCCCTTCTCGATGAAGACGCTGCTGGCGGGCTTCCACTTCGTGCGCCGTCAGCGGCTGCTGCTCGGCAGCATCACCCTGGACCTGTTCGCGGTGTTGCTGGGCGGCGCGGTGGCCCTGCTGCCCATCTACGCGCAGGACGTGTTGCACACCGGGCCCTGGGGCCTGGGGTTGTTGCGCAGCGCGCCCGCGGTGGGGGCGGCGGTGGTGGCGCTCCTGCTGGCCTCGCGTCCGCTGGGCGGCCGGGCGGGATGGAAGATGTTCATCGCGGTGGCCATCTTCGGCGTGGCGACGCTCGTCTTCGGCGTGAGCCACTCGCTGCCCTTGTCCGTGGTGGCCCTGGCGGTGGCGGGGGCGGCGGACATGGTGAGCGTGGTGGTGCGCGGCACGGTCGAGATGCTGGCCACGCCGGACGAGATGCGCGGACGCGTGGGCGCGGTGAACATGATCTGCATCGGCGCCTCCAACGAGCTGGGCGAGTTCCGCGCCGGCTCCTTCGCCGAGCACATGGGCGCGGAGAAGGCGGTGATCTCCGGAGCGGTGGGCACGCTGGTGGTGGTGGTGCTGTGGGCCTGGGGCTTCCCCGAGCTGCGGCGGGTGGATCACCTGGAGACGGCGGCGCGCGAGCCGGTGCCGCCCGAGCCCCAGCCCCTGGCGGCGCAGTCGGCTCACTGAGCCGGAGGTGGCGGCGCCCGGGAAGGGGTGGCGGGTCGTGCCGGGGGTGAGGGCTCCCGGCGCAGGCCGTGCCACAGCTCCAGGAAGACGCCGTTGGTCCAGCCGAAGCCGATGACGTTGTGCGCGTAGCCCGCGGTGACCTGCACCTCGGTGGTGCGCTTCACCACGTCGTACTTCTCGCGCAGGTTGCCCTCGCGGTGGAAGTTGTCGGCGACCATGTCGAGGAACTTCCGGGACAGGCGGTCCGCGTCGGCGTGGTGGCCATGGCGGCGCAGGCCCTCGACGGCGAGGAGCTGGAGCGGAGCCCAGCCGTAGGGCAGGTCCCACTGGGCGGACGTCTCCTGGCGGCTCATCGCGAGTCCCCCGGCCTGCTCGAAGCGCGGGAGGTGGGCGGCCACGGCGCGCGCCTGCTCGGGCGAGGCCAGCCCCGCCCAGAGCGGGTAGAAGGTCGTCGCGTACTCGTAGGTGGAGCGCTGGCGCTTCTCGACGTCGTAGTCGAAGTACATGCCCCGCTCGGCGTCCCAGAGGTAGCGGTCCACCAGCGCCCGGCGCTTCGTGGCGCGCTCGCGCCAGGCACGGGCCTCGGCGTCGCGGCCGAGCAGCGTGCTGATGCGCTCCAGGTCCGTCTCCGCCTTGTACAGCAGGCTGTTGAGGTCCACCGCGGCGAAGTGGTGCGTGCGCGCGCTGAAGGGCCCGAAGCGGAAGGAGATGTCGAAGCCGGACTCGCGCACGGCGCGGTCGCCCCGGTAGAAGTCCTCGGTGAGGGTGACGGCGCCCTGGGTGGTGCAGATCGTGGTGCCGGGGTCGCGCTGGCACACCTGGGTGAGGAACACGGGGGCCGTGGTGCTCGAGGGGACGGCGTCCCGGTCCACCTCGCGCAGGAAGGGCTGTCCCTCTTCGGGGTGGCGCGTGAAATAGCTCACCACGTCGCGGTAGTAGCGGGCCTGATCCACCTGCAACTCGGGCACCGGCCCCTCGTTGAAGTCGAAGTAGCGCGACAGGCCCGTGTCGCCCGCCAGGTGCGCCTCACTCACCCACAGGCCATGGTCGCGCACGAGGAAGGGATGGGCCTCGGTGAGCCAGGCGCGGCCCTCTTCCTCCGGGAGCCTCTGGTGGATCTCCATCACCATGGAGGAGAGGAAGGGCGGCTGGGAGCGTGACAGGTAGTAGGTGCGGTTGGCGTTGAGCAGCGCGCCGTAGTGTTGGATCTCGAAGAAGAAGTTGCGCACCATGCCCTGGGCCAGCTCCCGCCGTCCGTCGCGCAACAGCCCCCGGATGATGAAGTAGCTGTCCCAGCCATACATCTCGTTGAACATGCCGCCGGGCACCACGTAGGGGTGCTCGAGGTAGAGCAATCCCTGCGTCTTCAACGCGCGCACGTCCACCTGTCCCGCCCCGGAGATCTCCTTGGGCAGCCGGAGGACCTCCACCTTCGGGCACTTCTGGCGCAGCCGCTGGACGATGGCGGGCTCGGGTAACTCCTGGGGCAGATAGAGCACGGAGCGGCCCGCGACCTTGGGGTCCGCGAACACCTCACAGGACTCCAGCGAGCGCGTGAGCGCGTCCCAGGTGCGCGCGATGTAGCCGCGCACGTCGGCATGGTCGGCGGGTGCCGTGGCGGGGGCGGGCGCCGCGCTCGCGGTGAGGGCCAGCGTGACGAGCAGCCCCGTCATCCACGGCGTACTCCTGGGGCATAGAGCGGCGGCCATCGGTCCTCCCGGGCCCGCGAGAGGACGGGCTGGCGAAGGGGGCAAAGCTCGTCATCCCCGCGCGGGCGCGCAACGGGACGGTGTAAGAAGAACGTCCATGCCGCCCCCCGCACCGCTCGTCATCCTCCAGGACTCCGCCTTGCCCGAGGCCCACTTCCAGCGCCTGTGGCGGCGGGTGCGCGCGCTGGGCCGCGAGCGGCTGCGTCAGACCTACCAGACGACCTTCTGGTTCGACCTGGGCGAGCCCACCAACCTCGTGGAGGAGGCCATCCTCGCGCTGCGCCCGCGCGTGCCGGTGCGCCGGGGGCTCGCCGGGGTGGAGTGGTGGTTGTCGCGCATGTACACCACGGACGTGCAGGTGGACTTCCATCAGGACCGCGACGAGAAGCTCGCCCTGAAGGGAGGGCCGCTCGTGCATCCGCGCTTCACCTCGCTGCTCTTCATGAACCGGGTGCGGGGTGGGGCGCTCGCGGTGACGCGGGCTTTGCCGTGCGAGGACAACCCGTCGCTCGCGCCCGATACGGACGAGTTCGATCTGGTGATGCCCCGGCCCAACCGCTTCACGTGCTTCCGGGGCGACCTCACCCACGGCGTGCTGGACGCCCGTAATCAGATTCCCGACGGGAAGCTTCCGGGGACGTCGCGCCTGCGGGTGACGCTGGTGATGAACTGGTGGCACCAGCGTCCCACCGACCTGCCGACGTTCGCCGAGTCGCGTGCGTACCGCTCGCTCGCGCTGCCCGCCGGGCGTCCGGCGGGAGCGCGGTGAGAGCCGGGTCCTAGAGACCGGTGATGCCCAGCGCGCCCTCGAGGCCGCTGAAGTTCTTCTCCACGAGGACGTGGAGGACGGCGTTCTCCAGGCGGATCTCCAGGGGCAGGCCCCCGGGGCCGGGATTCGCGTTGGAGATGGTGTTGCTCACGATGAACCAGATGCGCGGCTGGCGCACGGCCTTGAGGAACGTCTCCGAGCTGGGGATGGTGGTGTCCGTGCGCGTATTGGGCCCGTAGTTGGCCGACATCAGGTTCTGGCAATCGGCGTAGTACGGGGGCAGGTTGCGCGGGGTGTAGAAGTTGGGCTGGTCCGGCGTGGCGGTGCCCGTGAGGGACAGGCACGCGGACGCGTTCAGCGTGAAGACGTTCGACGGGTTGACCACGGTCAGGGTGGCGGTCACTTCCTTCACGAGGACCGCGAGATCCTGTGTGTCCGCGGGCAGGTCGATGGCCACCTCGGCATAGGTGGGCTCGAGGATGGAGTTGACCGGAATCGCCGTGGAGATGGGATCCGAGTCGATGGCCACCTCGGCGGAGCACGCGGTGACCAGCAGGGAGCAGAGCAGGGTGGGAGCGAGGCGGTTCATTAGAAGGTCAGGGACAGGTCGAAGGCGGGGAGGAAGGGAATGCGGCCCTCGTTGTAGGGCAGCAGGGGCTCGGTGACGTCGACGTACGCGAGTCCGAGCGACACACCGAGCGTCGGGCCCCCGTAGCGCAGGCCGAACGCGCCGCGCAGGGGCATGCCCTCGGAGAAGCGCACCCCGAGTTCGCCGACGGCGGACAGGTTGCCGATGATGTTGAACACCACCGCGCCGGTCGCCGTGGTGACGGTGTTCTGGTAGATGTAGTGGCGCACCTCGCCCTGCACCAGGAAGCGCCCGAGCACGATGCCGTAGAGCGCATAGAAGCTGGGCCCGCCGAAGTTCACGTCGATGTCCTGGATTTCGGGCACCCGCTCGCTGATGGCGTTGGACAGCGCCTCCCCACCGAGGAACCACGTGTAGCGCCCGCCGATGACGAAGCGGTGGATGCCCCACTCGGCGCCCCAGCGCACGCCCACGTTGGCGGCGGAGGCGATGTCCGAGATCAGCGAGGTGTCCACGGCGATGCCCAGGGCCAGGGGCAGCGCGGTGCGCTGCAGGCCGATGGTCAGGTGCTTGATGGGCGCGGCCTCATCGCTGGACAGCAGGCGCGCGTTGCCGGCGTGGGGGAAGAGGCGCGTGTCCTCCTCTATTTCATCATCGGCGCGGGCCTCGCTCAGGGGAACGAGCGCGGTGAGCGCCCAGAGCGCGAGCCCCGCCGCCAGCGGGCGGTGCAGAGCGGAGAATACATGTCGAGGTGTCAACCCAACTCACTCCTTGCAGGGATGGGAGGGGATTTATCTACCGCGCCGCTCCTCGCCGTGTCACTTCAAGGTGGAGCCGAGTGGGTGTTCGCCGACAGGGGCGTGCTCGGACCTGGACCCACACGCGAGCACGGCATGGTCATGAATGGGGATGGCGTGGAGAAGTCTCGAGTCCTGGAACTGTTGCGGCGTCACGGTTGGAACACCACGTCCTTCCAGGTGCTGGAGCCCGGGTACGCGTACTGGTTCGACGGGGACGACGCGTGCGTGGCCTACGTGGACACGGGAAGCGCGTGGGTGGTGGCGGGGGCGCCCATCGCCTCCACGGAGCGGCTCGCCGAGGTGGCCGAGCGCTTCGCGGCCCACGCGGCCACGCGGGGCCGGCGGGTGTGTTTCTTCGCCATCGAGACACGGTTGTTACACGCCACGCCCTTGAAGTCGCTGCTCATCGGCGAGCAGCCGGTGTGGGATCCCCGGCGGTGGGAGGAGTGCCTGCGCGACAGCCGCCACCTGCGCGAGCAGTTGCGCCGCGCGAGGGCCAAGGGCGTGCGCGTGCGTGCGGTGGACGTGGCGGAGGTACGCGAGCCCACGAGCCCGGTGCGCGAGGGGATGGAGCGGTTGATGGCGCGCTGGCTGGAGTCGCGGCGGATGGCGCCCATGGGCTTCCTGGTGCAGCTCTCGCCCTTCGATTGGCCCGAGGAGCGGCGCTGCTTCGTGGCGGAGCGGGACGGGGAGGTGGTGGCCTTCCTGTCGGCCATTCCCGTGTACGCGCGCGAGGGCTGGTTCGTGCAGCACCTGCTGCGCGACAAGCGGGCGCCCAATGGCACCGTGGAGTTGTTGGTGGACGGGCTGATGCGCGGCGCGGCGGCCGAGGGCCGGAGCTTCCTGACGCTGGGCCTGGCGCCGCTGTCGGGCGAGGTGGCCGGGGTGCTGCGGCTGGCGCGTCGGCTGGGCAAGCCCCTCTATGACTTCGAGGGCCTGCGGGCCTTCAAGGCCCGGTTGCGTCCCCATTCGTGGGATCCCGTCTTCCTGGCATGGCCCCGGACGAGGGGCCCCGTGCGCGCGGTCTACGACTCGCTCAAGGCCTTCGCCCAGGGCAGTCTGCTGCGCTTCGGCGCGCGGAGCCTGCTGGAGCATCCCCTGCTGCTCGTCTGGCTGACCGCGGTGCTGCTGGTGCCCTGGACGGTGCTGCTCGCGCTGCCCATCACCACCAGCCACTTCCCCTCCTGGCACGTCCAGGCCGCCTGGGTGCTCTTCGACGTGGGGCTGACGGTGGCGCTCTTCTCGCTCGTGCGGCGCTGGCGCCGGGGGCTCGCCACCTTGCTGGCCTGGGTCATCACCGGCGACGCGAGCCTCACCCTGCTCGAGGCCCTGCTCTACAACCTGCCGCGCGCCGAGGGCTGGGTCGATTGGCTGGTCATGGTCGTGGCGGTGGTGGCTCCGTCGCTGGCGGCGGCGCTGCTCTTCTGGGCGCGCGGCCACCGGACACTTCAGGGTCCCTGAGGGGTCTCACGCCCGGCGGGGCGGAGGCTCTTCCTCGGGGGGCAACGGGGGGTGCGTCGGCGTGAGGTAGATGTCCGCGCCTTGCACGCGCGCGACGCGGTGGAACTGCACCGCGTATTCCCGGCGGGCGGGCGAGCCCTGACCGAGCTCGAAGTGGGTGGTGCCCACGTTCTCCACCGTCCCGAGCTTGCGCCCGGTCCCGTCGCGCACCGTCATTCCCTCGTGGATTTCTCCAGGGTCGATCATCTCCGCTCCTCTCTTGGGGTGTTTGCGTTGCCCCATGAGATGAACATCGCGGAGTCCATCCACCCGTGGCGCCTGCCCGTCCGGCTGGTGCCGGAGGGCGGGGGAGACGGCCTAGCCCGGCTGGCAGACCTGCCGGAGGATGTCGAGCGTCTCCAGCGCCTTGCCCGCGCCCATCACCACCGCGGACAGCGGATCCTCGGCGAGGAACACCGGCAGACCCGTCTCCTCGCGCAGGAGCGTGTCGAGGTTCTTGAGCAGCGCGCCACCCCCGGCGAGCACGATGCCGCGGTCGGCGATGTCGCCGGCGAGCTCCGGCGGGGTGCGCTCGAGCGTGAGCTTCACCGCCTCGACGATGCCGTTGACGGGCTCGGCGAGCGCGTCACGCACCTCGTCGCTGCTCACCGTGAGCGTGCGCGGCACGCCGGCCACCAGGTCGCGACCCTTGATCTCCATGGTCATGACCTCCTCGGTGGGGTACGCGGTGCCGATGCCCATCTTGATGAGCTCCGCGGTGCGCTCGCCGATGAGCAGGTTGTACTTGCGCTTGACGTACTGGATGATCGCCTCGTCCAGCTTGTCGCCGCCGATGCGCACGCTCTTGGCGAACACGATGCCGGCGAGGCTGATGACGGCCACGTCCGACGTGCCACCGCCGATGTCGACGATCATGTTGCCGCTGGGCTCGGTGACGGGCAGGCCCGCGCCGATGGCGGCCGCCATGGGCTGCTCGATGAGGTACACCTCGCGGGCGCCGGCGTTGGCGGCGGCCTCGCGCACCGCACGGCGCTCCACCTCGGTGATGCCCGAGGGAATGCCGATGACGATGCGTGGGGAGACGAGCGACTTGCGGTTGTGCGCCGTCTGGATGAAGTAGCGCAACATCGCGGCGGTGATCTCGAAGTCGGCGATGACGCCGTCCTTCATCGGGCGGATGGCCACGATATTGCCCGGGGTCCGACCGAGCATCTCCTTGGCCTCCTTGCCCACGGCGAGCACCTTCTTGCCGCCGCGCGCGTCCTGCTGGACGGCCACCACGGAGGGCTCGTTGGACACGATGCCCTGGCCGCGGATGTAGATGAGCGTGTTGGCCGTGCCCAGGTCGATGGCGAGGTCACGCGAGAAAAGAGTGTGGAGCCAGTCGAACATACGGGGGCGGGAACTTTCCGGACTACGTCGTCAATTCCCACGGAACAGTGGGATCGCGCGGCAACCTACTACGCGGCCCCCGTTGCAGAAAGAAAAGGCAACGTCAAGCCTGGGGCCCGGCCGCAGAGCATCCAACCCCGGTACCTTTTACTCCAACCTTCCTCATCTGTCGGATTTTTTACGGATTCGCGCGAGCGAAGGCTGGACGGCCTCGTGGGTGGGCGGATGAGCCTCTTCACGCTCCAGCCCTTGTCGTCGTCCCAGGAGCAGCGGCCGAGCGCCTCGCGCGGGAGCCAGCCGCTGACGAACTCCACGCCGAAGATGACGGCGGTGTAGGCGAGCACCCGCGGGGGCTGGAGCAGCAAGCGCGGCCGCTCCTGGAGGACGTATCGAGGTAGCACGTCCCGAAGTTGGGGATGCCCGTCATGCCGGGCACTTGGACCGCGGAATGGGCCGCCGTGAAGCCCGTAGCTCCGGTGGGCGGCTCAGCGCTTGAGGGCGTACTTCCCGATGACGTAGAGCGCCCGCACGCCGTCCTTCCAGCCGATCTTCTTGCCCTCCTCGTAGGTGCGCCCGTGGTAGCTGATGGGCACCTCGAAGACGCGCCAGCCGCCGCGGGCCACCTTGGCGGTGATCTCCGGCTCGAAGCCGAAGCGGTCCTCTTCCACGGTGACGGAGCGGAGGACCTCGATGCGGAAGGCCTTGTAGCAGGTCTCCATGTCGGTGAGGTTGAGGTTGCTCGTCATGTTGCTCAACGTGGTGAGCATGTTGTTGAGCACCGAGTGCCAGTAGTAGAGGACGCGCCGGGGCGTGCCGGTGAAGCGGCTGCCGAAGACGACGTCCGCCTCGCCATCGATGATGGGCTGGAGCACGCGGGGGATGTCGCGCGGGTCGTACTCGAGGTCCGCGTCCTGCACGATGACGATGTCCCCGGTGGCCTCGGAGAAGCCGCGCCGCAGCGCCGCGCCCTTGCCCTGGTTCTTCTCCTGCAGGAGTACGCGCACCTCGTTGCGGTTCTTCGGGGTGCCGCCCACGACCGAGATGCCCTCGGTGGTCAGGCGCTGGAGCAGCTCGCGACTGCCGTCGCGCGAGCAGTCGTCCACGAGGACGAGCTCCTTCGGGAAGTCCACCGCGGTGACACGGCGGATGATTTCGGCGAGCGTGGCGATCTCGTTGTAGACCGGGATGACGACGGAGACGAGCATGGCAAGTGGCGCTCTAGCCGATTTCCGGGCTCCGCGCGACTCTTCGTTCTGCCGGTCGCGCCCGCCGTCGGAGGATTGGCCATGAGCCCGCTGATCGAACGCTTGCAGTCGTACATGCGCCGCGCCGCCGCGCAACGCTACGGGTCGCACCCCGTACCGCCCTTCACGGTGTTCCTCCACCCCTTCGATCCGCTCATCTACTTCAACTACGCCATTCCAGACGGGCCGCTGATGGGGGACGTGCGCGAGCCCTTGCGGCGGCTCCGGGAGGAGTTCCAGCGGCGGGGAAGGGTGCCGCGCTTCGAGTATGTCTCCGAGCTGGCCCCGGGCCTGGCGGACACGCTGCGGGCCGCTGGTTTCCGCCAGGAAGCCGAGGCCCGGGTCATGGTCTGCACGCCCGAGACCTTCACGCCCGTGGCGGTGCCGGAAGGGCTCGTGTTGTCGGTCCTCACGTCCAGCGCTCCGCGTGAGGAGGTGCGCGCGTACTGCACCACCGCGCGGCGGGGCTTCTCTCCGGACGAGCCCTACGAGGCCTCCGAGGAGGAGATCTCCAAGACGCTGGAGGACCTCGCGCGGGGCAGGGCGATGGTGGGGCGGGTGGAGGGAGAGCCCGCCGTGGTCGGCATGTTCACGCCGCCCTCCGAGGGCATCGCCGAACTCGGCGGGGTGGCGACGCTCGAGCGCTTCCGCAAGCGGGGACTCGGCACCGCGCTGACGTCCCGGCTGGCCCAGGAGGCCTTCGCGCGGGGCGTGGACCTGCTGTTCCTGAGCACCATCACCGAGGAGGCCGGCCGCATCTACGAGCGGGTGGGCTTCCGGTTCGCCACGCGGATGCTCTTCATGGTCGAGGGCTCGCACCCGGAAGGGGCGGTGCTGCCCGTCACGGGTTGAGCCGGGCCAGAACGACCAGGCGCGTCTAGACAGAATAAACGGGAAGGGCGGACGTCTGGGGCGCGCCACCCCGATGGGGTGGAGTCGCGTCCCTCGAGAGAGAGTCTCATGCCCCCTCTTCCCCTGATCTCCAACCCCTCCCTCCCCTCTGGCCGCCTCCTGGGCGTGTTGCCCCTGCTGGGGGCGTTGCTGCTGGCTCCGGGCTGCGCTCCGGAGTCCGTCGAGTCGCCACGACTCCAGCAGGTCGAACAATCCGTCGTCACCCTGCCCATCCGCATCAACGTGGGTGGGGAGGCCTATACGGACTCCACCGGCAAGGTGTGGGACGCCGATTGGGGCTTCAGTGGCGGCAGCCCCCTGGTGATGACCCAGCCCATCTCCGGCACCGAGGAGGATCCGCTCTACCAGAGCGCGCGGACGAACGGCCAGTTCAGCTACACCCTTCCGGTTCCCGGGCCCGGCGTCTACCGCGTCGACCTCCACTTCGCCGACGAACTGGGGCCTGGCTTCCACACCTTCGACATCTCCGCCGAGGAAGGCATGTACGTCGAAGGCTTCGACCTCGGAAAGGAGGCCGGGACCTTCAACGCGTACACGGTCAGCCTCGATGTGATGGTCGATGACGGCCAGCTGGTTCTGGAGTTCGGCTATCCCTACGGGTACGCCACCCTCTCCGCCATCGAGGTGAAGCGCTCGTCCTGGCAGGCACTGGGAGGACTGCTGACGGGCGCCGCGAATACCTCCTTCCCCCGGGAGCCCGCGATGGCCGTGGACGCCATGAGCCGTCCCACCGCCGCCTGGGTCGAGAGTGTCCACCCGGAGAGCGGGTCGGGCTATGTCACGAACCAACTCGTCGTGCGGCGTTGGAGCGGCAGCCAGTGGCTCCCGGTGGGGGGCGCGCTCGGCTCGCCGGAGGCCGGAAACGTGATCTCGCCCTCGCTGGTACTGGATGCGAGTGGAAGGCCCCTGGTGACCTTCTATCAACCGTACGCGGACTCCATCTCCGTTTTCTGGTGGAATGGCACGGTCTGGCTGGAGATGCCCCCTGTGATCGTGCCGGACATGGAGGTGCCCGAGGGCATCTCGTTGGCCCTCACCCCCTCCGGATATCCCGTGGTGGCCATCGCGGTGAAGAGCTACTTCAGCTGGTCGAGCTACGACACCCAGCCCCGCGTCTACGTCTACCAATGGAACGGGTTGGCCTGGACACAGCAGGGAGCCGCCCTGGAGTCCGGGACCGGATTGGGAGCCGCGCGCAATCCCTCTCTGGCCATCGATCGGTACGGCCGTGCCGTCGTCGCGTGGGACGCGTACGACGATTCCAATCCCTACCTCTCGCGTGGCACCGTCCATGTCTTCCGCTACGAGGCCGGCCAGTGGGGGCGTCTGGGCGGCGTCTTGAACCACACTCCGGAGAACGAGTACGCGGTCGCCGAGAACCCCTCGCTGGTGGTCGACCCCATCGATGGCACTCCGTCCGTGGCCTGGATCGACGAGGCGAGGAACACCGTCAACCGCAGGATCTTCGTGGCCCGCTGGTCCGCCGCCAACGGGGCGTGGAGCCAGCTCACGGATGACGGGCTCGATGGCTGGGTGCGCTATGCGACGGACGCGTATGGACCGGCGCTCGCGGCGGGTCGGGACGGGAGCCTCGTGG encodes:
- a CDS encoding trehalase family glycosidase, translated to MTGLLVTLALTASAAPAPATAPADHADVRGYIARTWDALTRSLESCEVFADPKVAGRSVLYLPQELPEPAIVQRLRQKCPKVEVLRLPKEISGAGQVDVRALKTQGLLYLEHPYVVPGGMFNEMYGWDSYFIIRGLLRDGRRELAQGMVRNFFFEIQHYGALLNANRTYYLSRSQPPFLSSMVMEIHQRLPEEEGRAWLTEAHPFLVRDHGLWVSEAHLAGDTGLSRYFDFNEGPVPELQVDQARYYRDVVSYFTRHPEEGQPFLREVDRDAVPSSTTAPVFLTQVCQRDPGTTICTTQGAVTLTEDFYRGDRAVRESGFDISFRFGPFSARTHHFAAVDLNSLLYKAETDLERISTLLGRDAEARAWRERATKRRALVDRYLWDAERGMYFDYDVEKRQRSTYEYATTFYPLWAGLASPEQARAVAAHLPRFEQAGGLAMSRQETSAQWDLPYGWAPLQLLAVEGLRRHGHHADADRLSRKFLDMVADNFHREGNLREKYDVVKRTTEVQVTAGYAHNVIGFGWTNGVFLELWHGLRREPSPPARPATPSRAPPPPAQ
- a CDS encoding rod shape-determining protein — encoded protein: MFDWLHTLFSRDLAIDLGTANTLIYIRGQGIVSNEPSVVAVQQDARGGKKVLAVGKEAKEMLGRTPGNIVAIRPMKDGVIADFEITAAMLRYFIQTAHNRKSLVSPRIVIGIPSGITEVERRAVREAAANAGAREVYLIEQPMAAAIGAGLPVTEPSGNMIVDIGGGTSDVAVISLAGIVFAKSVRIGGDKLDEAIIQYVKRKYNLLIGERTAELIKMGIGTAYPTEEVMTMEIKGRDLVAGVPRTLTVSSDEVRDALAEPVNGIVEAVKLTLERTPPELAGDIADRGIVLAGGGALLKNLDTLLREETGLPVFLAEDPLSAVVMGAGKALETLDILRQVCQPG
- a CDS encoding DUF2171 domain-containing protein — translated: MIDPGEIHEGMTVRDGTGRKLGTVENVGTTHFELGQGSPARREYAVQFHRVARVQGADIYLTPTHPPLPPEEEPPPRRA
- a CDS encoding MFS transporter; translation: MPSSDTPAPRPSVFRHRDFRLFQLARLCAVLAMQVESVAIGWQVYELTGSALALGYTGLAQFLPFLIFALVGGQVADRVDRRAILVVCQGVMLLCSLMLLSFTMGHVRDVRFVYGVLVLFGTARAFYSPASAALVPRLVPAEDLPRAVAINSTTWQVATIAGPAVGGLLYGWAGAMGAYVGSASLCALTVVWMLLLKVRTGRSSSEPFSMKTLLAGFHFVRRQRLLLGSITLDLFAVLLGGAVALLPIYAQDVLHTGPWGLGLLRSAPAVGAAVVALLLASRPLGGRAGWKMFIAVAIFGVATLVFGVSHSLPLSVVALAVAGAADMVSVVVRGTVEMLATPDEMRGRVGAVNMICIGASNELGEFRAGSFAEHMGAEKAVISGAVGTLVVVVLWAWGFPELRRVDHLETAAREPVPPEPQPLAAQSAH
- a CDS encoding bifunctional lysylphosphatidylglycerol flippase/synthetase MprF; amino-acid sequence: MFADRGVLGPGPTREHGMVMNGDGVEKSRVLELLRRHGWNTTSFQVLEPGYAYWFDGDDACVAYVDTGSAWVVAGAPIASTERLAEVAERFAAHAATRGRRVCFFAIETRLLHATPLKSLLIGEQPVWDPRRWEECLRDSRHLREQLRRARAKGVRVRAVDVAEVREPTSPVREGMERLMARWLESRRMAPMGFLVQLSPFDWPEERRCFVAERDGEVVAFLSAIPVYAREGWFVQHLLRDKRAPNGTVELLVDGLMRGAAAEGRSFLTLGLAPLSGEVAGVLRLARRLGKPLYDFEGLRAFKARLRPHSWDPVFLAWPRTRGPVRAVYDSLKAFAQGSLLRFGARSLLEHPLLLVWLTAVLLVPWTVLLALPITTSHFPSWHVQAAWVLFDVGLTVALFSLVRRWRRGLATLLAWVITGDASLTLLEALLYNLPRAEGWVDWLVMVVAVVAPSLAAALLFWARGHRTLQGP
- a CDS encoding HutD/Ves family protein; this translates as MRRWGPTDYRDMPWKNGGGVTRELLKLPHPREPERFLMRLSIATVAESGPFSLFPGVERTLLFLEGEGMALRREGSPEVVLGRGSAPFRFPGEVPFESRLLGGPVRDFNLMVDRELAEARLDVVHLAAGGESVLEGSGSVWLYGLEGRAQVSGEPLAEQELLGWDAPGSLRVQGVGDARVVVVHLTPRGR